One Brachyspira suanatina DNA segment encodes these proteins:
- a CDS encoding HEAT repeat domain-containing protein, with protein sequence MLKKIFIVTLMFAFSLSSVFAQDTTTTTTTDTGTTGNKPREQLAQNFVDALAAQDEKLLISAIEGGSPQVKAMCFKALSEKGASSENLLAAINRYVSYGLNAPSSQNSDSMVRYQALQAAKSAKSETSVEYISQMLYSEQETSNIIAAAQALGEIGSSKGVAALLFQLRLAKTQAIVYEVVVALGKIGDQAALSDLIDLAQNDQYFIVVRQAAVDAIKNIKPSTGGGNTTTTDTAAQ encoded by the coding sequence ATGCTCAAGAAAATATTTATCGTAACATTAATGTTTGCATTTTCTTTATCATCTGTTTTTGCTCAAGATACTACTACCACAACTACTACTGATACAGGAACTACAGGCAATAAGCCAAGAGAACAATTAGCTCAAAATTTTGTGGATGCCTTGGCTGCTCAAGATGAAAAACTTTTAATTTCTGCTATAGAAGGCGGCAGTCCTCAAGTTAAAGCTATGTGTTTCAAAGCTTTAAGTGAAAAAGGTGCTAGTTCTGAAAATTTATTAGCAGCAATTAACAGATATGTAAGCTATGGTTTAAATGCACCATCTAGCCAGAACTCTGATTCTATGGTTCGTTATCAAGCTTTACAAGCTGCTAAATCAGCTAAATCAGAAACTTCTGTAGAATATATATCACAAATGTTATATTCTGAACAGGAAACTTCTAATATTATAGCTGCTGCTCAAGCTTTAGGAGAAATAGGAAGTTCTAAAGGTGTAGCTGCTTTACTTTTCCAATTAAGATTGGCTAAAACTCAAGCTATAGTTTATGAAGTTGTTGTTGCTTTAGGTAAAATAGGTGATCAGGCTGCTTTAAGCGATTTGATAGATTTGGCTCAAAATGACCAATATTTTATCGTTGTTAGACAAGCTGCTGTTGATGCTATAAAAAATATCAAACCTTCAACAGGTGGCGGAAACACAACTACTACTGATACTGCAGCTCAGTAA
- a CDS encoding ABC transporter ATP-binding protein, with the protein MIKVDNIVKYYGEHIALKGVSYTINKGEIVGFLGPNGAGKSTMMRIITGYLPATSGYVYLDDYEVYDNPIEIKKRIGYMPENVSLYTEMTVIDYLRFCAKLKGIPRKHIKTALENTIEITGLTKYRNRIIGHLSKGYKQRTGIAQAIIHDPEVLILDEPTSGLDPNQLIEVRSLIKSLGGTRTVILSTHILSEVEDTCERALIIDSGELIAEDTIEGLKMAMDREILGGNIELKVAGRYNDALLCVREVNGVVQAEANSYGDILIECERGNDSRAAIVKHLVNNNFDVLEIRAKERSLEEVFIYFTDKKKNEDFDKSKYIRDAVLSAENNEE; encoded by the coding sequence ATGATAAAAGTTGATAATATAGTTAAATATTATGGAGAACATATAGCATTAAAAGGGGTATCCTATACTATAAATAAGGGAGAAATAGTAGGATTTTTAGGGCCTAATGGAGCTGGTAAAAGCACTATGATGCGTATAATTACAGGTTATCTTCCAGCTACAAGCGGATACGTTTATTTAGATGATTATGAAGTTTATGATAACCCTATAGAAATTAAAAAAAGAATAGGTTATATGCCTGAAAATGTTTCGCTATATACTGAAATGACAGTTATAGATTATCTTAGATTCTGTGCCAAACTTAAAGGCATACCAAGGAAACATATAAAGACTGCATTAGAAAATACTATAGAAATAACAGGACTTACAAAATACAGAAATAGAATAATAGGACATTTATCAAAAGGTTATAAACAGCGTACAGGAATAGCACAGGCAATAATACATGATCCTGAAGTTTTAATATTAGATGAACCTACAAGCGGTTTGGATCCTAATCAGTTAATAGAAGTAAGATCATTAATAAAAAGTTTAGGCGGAACAAGAACTGTTATACTTTCTACCCATATATTGAGCGAAGTAGAAGATACTTGTGAAAGAGCTTTAATTATAGATAGCGGAGAATTAATAGCTGAAGATACTATTGAAGGTTTGAAAATGGCTATGGACAGAGAAATATTAGGCGGTAATATAGAACTTAAAGTAGCAGGAAGATATAATGATGCTCTTTTATGTGTTAGAGAAGTTAATGGAGTTGTGCAGGCAGAAGCTAATTCTTATGGTGATATTCTTATTGAGTGTGAGAGAGGAAATGATTCAAGAGCGGCAATAGTTAAGCATTTGGTTAATAATAATTTTGATGTTTTAGAGATAAGAGCTAAAGAAAGGTCATTAGAAGAGGTATTCATTTACTTTACTGATAAAAAGAAAAATGAAGATTTTGATAAATCTAAATATATCAGAGATGCCGTTTTGAGTGCAGAAAATAATGAAGAATAA
- a CDS encoding ABC transporter permease produces MRNIYVVFSREIQSFYVSPLYYILGFIYLALTGYFFTIEIYYSRLAVMENTMYNIGFFTILFLSILCMKLIAEERASGTFELIMTAPITSLQYVLGKYLSVLVVYASLLVMTFVYPILLMVFGKPDIGVIFSGYLGLFLLGTAILGLGLIATSISKSQLVAAILGVSMGIFAYIINWLSEMFTGASKILNAISITTYFSDFTKGMIDIQNVIFFLIWAVACISISTMFVESYKWQ; encoded by the coding sequence ATGAGAAATATATATGTTGTATTTTCAAGAGAAATTCAATCCTTTTATGTATCGCCATTATATTATATATTAGGATTTATATATCTTGCTTTGACAGGATACTTTTTTACTATAGAAATTTATTATAGCAGATTGGCTGTTATGGAAAACACTATGTATAATATTGGATTTTTTACAATATTATTTCTTTCTATTCTCTGTATGAAGCTTATAGCAGAGGAAAGAGCTTCAGGAACTTTTGAACTTATAATGACAGCGCCTATTACTTCACTTCAGTATGTTTTAGGTAAATATTTATCTGTATTGGTTGTATATGCTTCACTTCTTGTTATGACTTTTGTTTATCCTATACTTCTTATGGTATTTGGTAAACCTGATATAGGTGTAATATTCAGCGGATATTTAGGATTATTTCTTTTAGGTACTGCTATACTTGGATTAGGACTTATAGCAACAAGCATATCTAAAAGTCAGTTAGTAGCTGCTATTTTGGGCGTATCTATGGGTATATTTGCCTATATAATAAATTGGCTTAGTGAAATGTTTACAGGGGCAAGCAAGATATTGAATGCTATTTCTATAACTACATACTTTTCTGATTTTACTAAAGGTATGATAGATATACAGAATGTTATATTCTTTTTAATTTGGGCTGTTGCATGCATATCAATATCTACTATGTTTGTAGAATCTTATAAATGGCAATAA
- a CDS encoding ankyrin repeat domain-containing protein, protein MADIVEYVKNNDIDNVKKCLESDNTLADARDEESKFTLLMICAKKGYFDIAKLLVEEGANLNARSRTGITALMFACAEKQVKIAEYLIDSGADVNLKDRPLFSALLYAVLTKEYNIIKALVEAGADVNVKNFKLVTPLMFAAGINDIETMKLLIENGADIEHKNKDGERALEFAIRKEQKEAADYLKTVSK, encoded by the coding sequence ATGGCTGATATAGTTGAGTATGTAAAAAACAATGATATAGATAATGTTAAGAAATGTTTAGAGTCTGATAATACTTTGGCGGATGCCAGAGATGAAGAATCTAAATTTACATTACTTATGATTTGTGCTAAGAAAGGTTATTTTGATATAGCCAAACTTTTAGTAGAAGAAGGTGCCAATTTAAATGCTAGAAGCAGAACTGGAATAACAGCTTTAATGTTTGCCTGTGCTGAGAAGCAAGTTAAAATAGCCGAGTATTTAATAGACAGCGGTGCTGATGTTAATTTAAAAGATAGACCATTATTTTCTGCTTTGCTTTATGCAGTACTTACAAAAGAGTACAATATAATAAAAGCATTAGTTGAAGCTGGTGCTGATGTTAATGTTAAAAATTTTAAACTTGTAACACCTTTAATGTTTGCTGCTGGAATAAATGATATAGAAACGATGAAATTATTAATAGAAAATGGTGCTGATATAGAGCATAAAAATAAAGATGGTGAAAGAGCTTTAGAATTTGCTATTCGTAAAGAGCAGAAAGAAGCAGCAGATTATTTAAAAACTGTTTCTAAATAA